A portion of the Deltaproteobacteria bacterium genome contains these proteins:
- the ybgF gene encoding tol-pal system protein YbgF, which yields MLKPRLKIGLLVVSLGMLSGCMVTFQDLYGVRDSLQTQISSIETDLDQIRNGETQKQSTEVEKAKAMRVEVDVLRTMLADLTTSMEQLKSDLNEVRGRQADLGAELEGIRSQGRLDSGDMEKKVLLLERELTEKDRIIDPSRIDRLESEADGIRRRIETIEATLGATGKEKQQPQPPVAPKAPPVETEPPKPQASAPEPPAPQASEEAVATDPDQLYKAATAAYKKGQYSKSRTLFAEFTGKYPNHPIADNAQFWVGETYYKEGKFEDAILEYQKVIQRYGTGNKVPDALLKQALSFKQLGDKTSAKILLQKLIKDHSESGQAQVAFGELRKME from the coding sequence ATGTTGAAACCGCGACTAAAAATAGGGCTGTTGGTGGTGAGCCTGGGCATGTTGAGCGGCTGCATGGTCACGTTCCAGGATCTGTATGGTGTCCGCGATTCTCTTCAGACACAGATCAGTTCTATAGAGACGGACCTGGACCAAATCCGGAACGGGGAGACGCAAAAACAGTCAACCGAAGTGGAGAAAGCCAAAGCGATGCGAGTCGAGGTTGACGTTTTGCGTACCATGCTCGCCGACCTCACCACTAGTATGGAGCAATTGAAATCGGACTTGAATGAGGTTCGTGGCCGTCAAGCCGACCTCGGCGCGGAACTGGAAGGTATCCGATCGCAAGGTCGGCTTGATTCGGGGGATATGGAGAAGAAAGTGCTGCTTCTTGAGCGCGAACTCACGGAGAAGGATCGCATTATAGATCCTTCCCGAATCGATCGGCTCGAATCGGAAGCCGACGGGATTAGAAGACGGATCGAAACGATTGAGGCTACTCTCGGCGCGACTGGGAAAGAAAAACAGCAGCCGCAGCCGCCCGTGGCCCCAAAAGCGCCGCCTGTGGAGACGGAACCGCCCAAACCGCAAGCTTCCGCGCCTGAGCCCCCCGCTCCTCAGGCCTCGGAAGAAGCGGTTGCCACGGATCCGGATCAACTGTACAAGGCCGCGACGGCCGCGTACAAGAAGGGGCAGTACTCAAAATCACGAACCTTGTTTGCCGAGTTCACTGGAAAATATCCCAATCATCCCATTGCGGACAACGCCCAATTCTGGGTGGGAGAAACCTATTATAAGGAGGGTAAATTCGAGGACGCCATCCTTGAATATCAGAAAGTCATTCAGCGTTACGGCACTGGAAACAAGGTGCCGGACGCACTTCTTAAGCAGGCTCTCTCATTCAAACAGCTTGGCGACAAGACCAGTGCAAAGATCCTGCTTCAGAAACTGATTAAGGATCATTCGGAGAGCGGTCAAGCGCAGGTCGCTTTTGGTGAACTGAGGAAAATGGAGTAG
- the pal gene encoding peptidoglycan-associated lipoprotein Pal: MGRKGLCVWVSIFVFAMSLTLLGSCAKEAFKETPGAPQMKEKPYSEMEKEGEAASPSAMGAAEGEVKEQAEMTEAEREAAMREQALREQQERERMEREQREQMEKERMERQRQAKGAETTAETRQKFEAQSIYFDFDSAVLTEKGKETLQAKSAFLMENSNKNVLIEGHCDERGSVEYNLALGQRRAESAQRYLVLLGVNANRIRTISYGKERPADSRHSEEAWAKNRRDEFILE, encoded by the coding sequence ATGGGACGTAAAGGTTTGTGTGTATGGGTATCCATTTTTGTGTTCGCCATGAGTTTGACGTTGCTTGGATCGTGCGCCAAAGAGGCTTTCAAGGAGACGCCGGGCGCGCCCCAAATGAAAGAGAAGCCCTATTCGGAAATGGAGAAGGAAGGAGAAGCTGCATCGCCTTCTGCTATGGGAGCAGCCGAAGGTGAGGTGAAGGAACAGGCGGAGATGACGGAAGCCGAACGTGAAGCGGCCATGCGTGAACAAGCTCTGCGAGAGCAACAGGAACGCGAGCGCATGGAGCGCGAACAACGGGAGCAGATGGAAAAGGAGCGCATGGAGCGGCAGCGACAGGCCAAAGGGGCGGAGACTACGGCCGAAACGCGTCAGAAGTTCGAGGCTCAATCCATCTACTTTGATTTCGATTCAGCGGTTCTGACTGAAAAGGGGAAGGAGACACTCCAGGCGAAATCCGCGTTTCTAATGGAGAACAGCAATAAGAATGTCCTTATCGAAGGGCATTGTGATGAACGGGGAAGCGTGGAGTATAACTTGGCCCTCGGTCAAAGGAGAGCTGAGAGTGCTCAGCGTTATTTGGTGCTTCTCGGTGTAAACGCGAACCGGATTCGAACCATCAGTTACGGGAAGGAACGGCCGGCGGACTCGCGTCATAGCGAAGAGGCCTGGGCAAAAAACAGACGGGATGAGTTTATACTGGAATAG
- the tolB gene encoding Tol-Pal system beta propeller repeat protein TolB, producing MRKLKVLISCPAWLVLLFVCSALSAAPAYALIRIDINSPGLTKYPIAIPPFKALGESKEELKFSKELSQLLSDDLAYTGYFQILGTDSTLQDLSLTGVTEKDIQFRAWSIIGAEVLVTGGISVSGDEISLQLRLFDVLRGERLLGKKYSGPSATRERMIRRFGNEIIKALTGFEGALGTRIAFVQGEGKVKDIFAVDFDGRNIERVTSYNSLTLTPRWSPKGDQLAFTSYKNGNPEVFVKRMDTNTLKLISSGAGLNIAPAWSPDGRTLAVTLSKKGRENIFLMDLNGRVVSTITDRWGINVSTTWCPDGKKVAFVSNRAGSPQIYMKDLGNGDTRLMTVEGKRNLDPSWSPRGDRIAFTRSLNGDFHVFSMDCNGGDVQRLTYAGGLNMSPTWSPDGTMIAFSSDRAGDLAIHVMNANGSNQRRLTFMKGTQESPSWSPVHD from the coding sequence ATGAGAAAACTGAAAGTGTTAATTTCATGCCCTGCTTGGCTAGTGTTGCTTTTTGTCTGCTCCGCGTTGAGCGCAGCCCCGGCATACGCATTGATCCGTATTGATATCAACTCTCCGGGACTCACAAAGTATCCGATAGCGATTCCCCCGTTCAAGGCTCTCGGTGAATCGAAGGAAGAGCTGAAATTCTCTAAAGAACTGTCTCAACTCCTGTCGGACGACCTTGCGTACACCGGATATTTTCAAATACTGGGAACTGATTCCACCCTGCAGGATCTTTCACTGACGGGTGTTACCGAGAAAGACATCCAATTCCGGGCATGGTCGATCATCGGCGCGGAAGTATTGGTCACGGGCGGCATATCGGTGTCCGGCGATGAAATATCCTTGCAGTTGAGGCTTTTCGACGTCCTTCGAGGGGAGCGTCTTTTAGGAAAGAAGTATTCCGGGCCCTCAGCCACCCGAGAGCGCATGATCCGCCGTTTCGGGAACGAGATCATCAAAGCGCTTACGGGCTTCGAGGGGGCTTTGGGGACAAGAATCGCTTTTGTGCAGGGGGAGGGAAAAGTCAAAGACATCTTCGCGGTGGATTTCGACGGACGCAACATCGAGCGGGTCACTTCCTACAATTCACTGACGCTCACCCCTCGTTGGTCTCCGAAGGGAGACCAACTGGCGTTCACTTCCTATAAGAATGGAAACCCTGAGGTTTTCGTAAAACGGATGGACACCAATACGTTGAAGTTGATTTCCAGTGGCGCTGGATTGAACATAGCCCCCGCTTGGTCCCCGGACGGTAGAACGTTGGCCGTTACTTTAAGCAAGAAGGGGCGGGAGAATATTTTCCTGATGGATCTGAACGGAAGAGTGGTTTCAACCATAACGGATCGTTGGGGAATCAATGTGTCTACCACCTGGTGCCCGGACGGGAAGAAAGTGGCTTTCGTGTCCAATCGTGCCGGTTCTCCTCAGATTTACATGAAAGACCTTGGCAACGGCGACACGAGACTCATGACCGTGGAAGGCAAGCGCAATCTGGATCCGTCTTGGTCTCCCAGAGGGGATCGTATCGCCTTTACGCGGTCCCTAAACGGGGATTTTCACGTATTCAGCATGGACTGCAACGGTGGAGATGTCCAACGCTTAACCTATGCCGGGGGATTGAACATGTCGCCTACCTGGTCTCCGGATGGGACCATGATTGCGTTCTCATCCGACAGGGCGGGGGATCTTGCCATTCATGTGATGAACGCGAACGGATCGAATCAAAGACGGCTCACCTTCATGAAAGGTACGCAGGAGAGTCCGTCATGGTCGCCCGTTCATGATTAA